The Falsibacillus pallidus genome has a segment encoding these proteins:
- a CDS encoding sugar ABC transporter substrate-binding protein encodes MKKALSLLMALILVMGVLAACGPKRETGESKPEDTKKKTEEAAKPDKLVVWVNNEDKQKQALQDIFAKYTEKTGIKVEAVPMDMLDQVKTLALDGPAGKGPDLFFQPHDRIGSIVLQGLADPVDLGDAKGDYIDTAVDAVTYDGKVWGAPLVVETYGTFYNKDLVDKAPETMDELMEIAKNQTDASKDKYGFLMEAANFYFSYPFFAANGGYVFKKDNGSYDVNDIGLNNDGAKKGGELIGSWFKNGYIPVEVNPDIMNGLFTKGNTAVVITGPWNIPTYKDALGDKLGTATLPKIDGKIPQSFVGVKSWMLSSYSKNKEWATDLMKFVTNQENSLHYFEVAGEMPANKAALEDDKVTSDQLIAAFAEQVKYGEPMPSAPEMQQVWEPINNALAFIAKGQPVGDVLDEAVKAIKDNIAASK; translated from the coding sequence ATGAAGAAAGCTCTATCGCTGCTCATGGCTCTAATTCTCGTTATGGGTGTCCTTGCTGCATGTGGACCAAAACGTGAAACGGGCGAGAGCAAACCGGAAGACACAAAGAAAAAGACAGAAGAGGCTGCTAAGCCGGATAAACTCGTTGTCTGGGTTAACAACGAAGATAAGCAAAAACAAGCTCTACAAGACATTTTTGCTAAATACACAGAGAAAACTGGCATTAAAGTTGAAGCTGTTCCTATGGACATGCTTGATCAAGTAAAAACACTTGCTCTTGATGGACCTGCAGGAAAAGGTCCGGATTTATTCTTCCAGCCGCATGACCGCATCGGAAGCATCGTGCTTCAAGGATTGGCTGATCCAGTTGATTTAGGCGATGCAAAAGGTGATTACATCGATACAGCTGTAGACGCCGTGACTTACGATGGAAAAGTTTGGGGAGCTCCATTGGTTGTTGAAACATATGGAACTTTCTACAATAAAGATCTAGTTGATAAAGCTCCTGAAACAATGGATGAATTAATGGAAATTGCTAAAAATCAAACGGATGCATCTAAAGATAAATATGGCTTCTTGATGGAAGCTGCAAACTTCTACTTCTCTTATCCATTCTTTGCAGCAAACGGTGGATACGTGTTCAAGAAGGATAACGGATCTTATGATGTAAACGACATCGGATTAAACAATGATGGCGCTAAAAAAGGCGGAGAACTAATCGGTTCTTGGTTTAAAAACGGCTATATCCCTGTAGAAGTAAATCCTGACATCATGAACGGATTATTCACAAAAGGAAATACTGCCGTTGTCATCACTGGTCCTTGGAATATCCCAACGTATAAAGATGCTCTAGGCGACAAACTTGGTACAGCAACACTTCCAAAAATTGATGGAAAGATCCCACAATCATTTGTTGGTGTAAAATCATGGATGCTTTCTTCTTATTCTAAGAATAAAGAGTGGGCTACAGATTTGATGAAATTCGTCACAAATCAAGAAAACTCTTTGCACTACTTTGAAGTTGCCGGTGAAATGCCTGCAAACAAAGCTGCTCTAGAAGATGATAAAGTGACTAGCGATCAATTGATTGCAGCATTTGCTGAGCAAGTAAAATACGGTGAGCCAATGCCGTCAGCACCTGAAATGCAGCAGGTTTGGGAGCCAATCAATAATGCTCTTGCATTCATTGCTAAAGGCCAGCCTGTTGGCGATGTATTAGATGAAGCTGTAAAAGCAATCAAAGATAACATTGCAGCATCCAAATAA
- a CDS encoding alpha-glycosidase → MLNEAVYHRPKDNYAYACTESELHIMIRTKKNDIEQVNLLHGDPFDWADGKWLFQSKPMILKGSDSLFDYWFAEISPPYRRLRYGFILEDGGESVFYGEKGFFEEPIHDTGYYFCFPFLNKADIFKAPEWVKETVWYQIFPERFANGDPSINPEGTLPWGSTDPTPENFFGGDFEGVISHLDHLNELGITGIYFTPIFKAFSNHKYDTIDYMEIDPQFGDKKTFKKLIDACHERGIKVMLDAVFNHSGYYFPPFQDVLEKGEASDYKDWFHIHEFPVQTEPKANYDTFAFTPFMPKLNTENQAVKEYLLEVGRYWVREFDIDGWRLDVANEVDHAFWRDFRKEVKAIKPDLYILGEIWHDSMPWLRGDQFDAVMNYPFTTNVLNLFAKQSITPAEFTENMVSVMNMYPKPVNEAAFNLVDSHDTPRILTECSGDVMRMKQVYTFMLTFEGTPCIYYGDEIGMTGVHDPGCRKCMEWDSEKQDRDLFSHIQKLIKIRCSQPLLANEGTLSFLPADYHKQCIAYTRSNGSETILVILNTSDSEAAFTIPFDFTDKSVTDVWDGKPYEFNEKDPSIKLDGYSFRILKF, encoded by the coding sequence ATGCTTAACGAGGCTGTATATCATCGTCCGAAAGATAATTATGCATACGCTTGCACTGAAAGTGAATTACATATTATGATCCGCACAAAAAAGAACGACATAGAGCAAGTCAACCTACTTCACGGAGATCCATTTGATTGGGCTGACGGAAAATGGCTGTTTCAATCAAAACCGATGATCCTTAAAGGAAGCGATTCTTTATTTGATTATTGGTTTGCAGAAATTTCCCCTCCCTATCGCAGGCTCAGATACGGATTTATTCTTGAAGACGGCGGGGAAAGTGTATTTTATGGTGAAAAGGGCTTTTTTGAAGAGCCTATCCACGATACAGGGTATTATTTCTGCTTCCCATTCTTGAACAAAGCAGATATTTTCAAAGCACCGGAGTGGGTGAAAGAGACGGTATGGTATCAAATCTTCCCGGAAAGATTCGCTAACGGCGATCCTTCAATCAATCCTGAAGGAACACTTCCATGGGGGAGCACTGACCCAACCCCGGAAAACTTCTTCGGTGGAGATTTTGAAGGTGTCATAAGCCATCTAGACCACTTGAATGAATTGGGGATCACAGGAATTTACTTCACGCCGATCTTCAAGGCATTCTCAAACCATAAATATGACACGATCGACTACATGGAGATCGATCCTCAGTTCGGGGACAAGAAAACATTTAAAAAACTTATTGATGCCTGCCATGAAAGGGGCATTAAAGTAATGCTCGATGCTGTATTCAATCACAGCGGCTACTACTTCCCTCCATTTCAGGATGTATTGGAAAAAGGTGAAGCTTCTGATTATAAGGATTGGTTCCATATTCATGAATTCCCTGTTCAGACTGAGCCAAAGGCAAATTATGATACATTTGCATTCACTCCTTTCATGCCTAAACTCAACACCGAAAACCAGGCGGTAAAGGAATACTTGCTTGAAGTGGGCAGATATTGGGTAAGGGAATTCGATATTGATGGCTGGCGGCTGGATGTTGCCAATGAAGTGGACCACGCATTCTGGAGGGATTTCCGGAAAGAAGTGAAAGCCATCAAACCTGACCTGTATATTCTCGGTGAGATTTGGCACGATTCCATGCCTTGGCTTAGAGGGGATCAATTCGATGCTGTCATGAACTATCCGTTCACAACAAACGTACTCAATCTATTTGCCAAACAGTCCATTACACCAGCAGAATTCACTGAGAACATGGTTTCAGTCATGAACATGTATCCTAAACCTGTAAATGAAGCAGCATTCAACCTTGTAGACAGCCATGATACTCCCCGCATCCTGACAGAATGCAGCGGCGATGTTATGCGTATGAAGCAAGTGTATACATTTATGCTGACGTTTGAAGGAACTCCATGCATCTATTACGGAGATGAAATTGGAATGACAGGTGTGCATGATCCCGGGTGCCGTAAATGCATGGAATGGGATTCAGAAAAACAGGATAGAGATCTTTTCAGCCATATTCAGAAGCTGATCAAAATCCGCTGCAGCCAGCCTCTTCTAGCCAATGAAGGAACCTTATCATTCCTTCCTGCAGACTACCATAAGCAATGCATTGCCTATACGAGGTCCAATGGCAGCGAGACCATACTGGTCATTTTGAATACTTCAGATAGTGAGGCAGCTTTTACAATCCCATTCGACTTTACTGACAAATCAGTCACAGATGTTTGGGACGGAAAGCCATATGAGTTCAATGAAAAGGATCCTTCTATCAAATTGGACGGATACAGTTTCAGAATATTGAAGTTTTAA
- a CDS encoding MATE family efflux transporter has protein sequence MKNKQQKMTLFTLTWPIFIEIMLHMLMGNADTLMLSQYSDQAVAAVGVSNQILSLIIVMFGFVAAGTAIITSQNIGASNHLAAREVSVVSLWVNLGFGLLLSSILVIFHKNLLAMMSLPPELMKDGTAYLAIVGGFIFIEALVMTSGAIIRSYGYTKDAMYVTIGMNILNIIGNYLFIFGAFGVPVLGVTGVAISTSVSRFAGLLAMGILLKKRIPGELPFKKILKLPSIHVKNLLKIGIPSAGEQLSYNSSQMLITYFISMIGTEALTTKVYTQNLMMFIYLFSVAISQGTQILVGRMIGSRQTDDAYHRCMRSLKIAVSISFAMALVFSLFARHLFAIFTDNQTIIESGILLIYLTILLEPGRAFNLVIINSLRAAGDVRFPVYMGILSMWGVSVTISYFLGVGLGLGLVGIWISFIADEWLRGLLMLRRWKSKIWLRKSFIQKAVS, from the coding sequence ATGAAAAACAAACAGCAAAAGATGACTTTGTTCACCCTGACTTGGCCCATCTTTATAGAAATAATGCTTCACATGCTAATGGGAAATGCAGACACACTCATGTTGAGCCAATATTCAGACCAGGCAGTAGCAGCAGTTGGCGTATCCAACCAAATTTTATCTCTAATCATCGTTATGTTTGGATTTGTAGCAGCCGGAACGGCCATCATCACTTCCCAGAATATAGGGGCATCCAATCACCTGGCAGCCAGGGAAGTTTCCGTCGTTTCTTTATGGGTCAATTTAGGATTTGGCCTCCTGCTAAGCTCTATCCTAGTCATCTTTCATAAAAACCTGCTTGCCATGATGTCGCTTCCGCCTGAATTAATGAAAGACGGAACAGCTTATCTGGCAATAGTCGGCGGATTCATCTTTATTGAAGCTCTGGTCATGACATCAGGCGCCATCATCCGAAGCTACGGATATACGAAAGATGCTATGTATGTCACTATCGGGATGAACATCCTGAATATCATCGGAAATTATCTGTTCATATTCGGAGCATTCGGGGTTCCTGTCCTTGGAGTCACTGGAGTGGCCATCTCCACTTCAGTCAGCAGATTTGCGGGACTTCTTGCCATGGGCATCTTGCTTAAGAAACGGATTCCTGGGGAACTTCCATTTAAAAAGATTCTTAAACTCCCTTCCATCCATGTCAAAAACCTGCTGAAGATTGGGATCCCTTCTGCCGGGGAACAATTATCCTACAATTCTTCGCAGATGCTTATCACTTATTTTATCTCAATGATTGGAACGGAAGCTCTGACCACCAAAGTTTACACACAAAATTTAATGATGTTCATTTATTTGTTCAGTGTAGCCATCAGCCAAGGGACACAGATCCTCGTAGGAAGGATGATTGGTTCCCGACAGACAGACGATGCCTACCATCGATGCATGAGAAGTTTGAAGATCGCCGTCTCCATTTCCTTTGCTATGGCGCTCGTATTTTCATTATTTGCCCGTCATTTATTCGCCATTTTTACAGACAATCAAACAATTATTGAATCAGGCATCCTATTAATCTATTTAACGATTCTACTTGAGCCTGGGAGAGCCTTTAATCTAGTTATCATCAATTCTCTAAGAGCTGCTGGAGACGTTAGATTCCCTGTGTACATGGGAATTTTGTCCATGTGGGGTGTCAGCGTGACCATTTCCTATTTTTTAGGCGTTGGGTTAGGATTGGGCCTGGTAGGAATATGGATTTCGTTCATTGCAGACGAATGGCTCAGAGGACTTCTCATGCTGAGACGCTGGAAATCAAAAATATGGCTAAGAAAGTCCTTTATACAAAAAGCCGTTTCATAA
- the asnB gene encoding asparagine synthase (glutamine-hydrolyzing), which produces MCGITGWIHFHHNLNNELDVIKKMTDTLSKRGPDDVNIWSNQHAALGHKRLVVVDPAGGRQPMSRKRGEHVFTLCYNGELYNTEDLRKELLSKGYSFQGHSDTEVLLNAYIEWRENCVDFLNGIFAFAVWDSQKEQLFIGRDRLGVKPLFYAEINRGFIFGSEMKTVLAHKDMKPEIDRTGLSEVLGLGPSRSPGNGVFKNLNELRPGHALTFSRDGLKIWRYWNVKSERHRDTFDETVENVGFLLNDAVTRQLVSDVPLCTFLSGGLDSSAITAIAANQFKREGKGALHTYSIDYEGNDQFFKADAFQPNSDGPWIEQMVNTFGTKHHYSVISQEELVENLEEAVLVRDLPGMADVDSSLLWFCKEIKQDFVVSLSGECADEIFGGYPWFHREDDLNRKGFPWMRSTEERQGLLNDSWKSKLKLDEYVQAVYQNTVDETPCLEGESPLEARRRELFYLNMVWFMTTLLDRKDRMSMGASLEVRVPFADHRLVEYAWNIPWDWKMADGREKGLLRKSLEGVLPHDILYRKKSPYPKTHHPVYTKLVKDKLTQILNNRSSVLLELFDSRKLQAIVDSGGDAFRVPWYGQLMKGPQLLAYLIQVDYWFEKNNIILLDR; this is translated from the coding sequence ATGTGCGGCATAACTGGATGGATTCATTTTCATCATAATTTAAATAATGAGCTGGATGTCATTAAGAAAATGACAGATACATTAAGTAAAAGAGGACCAGATGATGTCAACATATGGTCGAATCAGCATGCAGCACTTGGACATAAGCGTTTGGTTGTCGTAGACCCGGCTGGAGGCAGGCAACCAATGTCAAGAAAGCGCGGAGAGCACGTTTTCACCCTCTGCTATAATGGAGAATTATATAACACAGAGGATTTGAGAAAAGAATTGCTCTCTAAAGGATATTCGTTTCAAGGTCATTCGGATACAGAAGTTTTGCTGAATGCGTATATAGAATGGCGGGAAAATTGCGTTGACTTTCTAAATGGGATATTTGCCTTTGCTGTTTGGGACAGCCAAAAGGAGCAATTGTTCATCGGACGCGACAGGCTTGGGGTAAAGCCTCTTTTTTATGCAGAAATAAATAGGGGATTCATCTTTGGTTCAGAGATGAAAACCGTTTTGGCCCACAAAGATATGAAACCGGAAATAGACCGCACCGGGCTCTCAGAAGTGCTAGGCCTTGGTCCATCCAGATCGCCGGGGAATGGCGTATTTAAAAATCTGAACGAACTTCGCCCTGGCCATGCATTGACATTTTCACGTGATGGACTGAAGATATGGCGATACTGGAATGTCAAAAGTGAGAGACACCGAGATACATTTGATGAGACAGTTGAAAACGTAGGCTTTCTATTGAATGATGCGGTGACGAGGCAGCTTGTGTCAGATGTACCATTATGTACATTTCTTTCTGGCGGGTTGGATTCCAGCGCCATTACGGCTATTGCTGCCAATCAATTCAAGCGGGAAGGAAAAGGAGCCCTCCATACGTATTCCATTGATTATGAAGGAAATGACCAGTTCTTTAAAGCGGATGCCTTTCAGCCGAACTCTGATGGACCATGGATCGAACAAATGGTCAATACATTTGGAACGAAGCATCACTATAGTGTTATTTCACAGGAAGAATTGGTTGAAAACCTTGAAGAAGCCGTGCTGGTCAGGGACCTCCCGGGTATGGCAGATGTGGATTCTTCCCTTCTTTGGTTCTGCAAAGAGATTAAGCAGGACTTTGTTGTCAGTCTTTCAGGGGAATGCGCAGATGAAATATTCGGGGGATATCCATGGTTTCATCGCGAGGATGATTTAAACAGAAAAGGATTTCCATGGATGAGGTCAACAGAAGAGAGGCAAGGACTCTTGAATGATTCATGGAAAAGTAAATTGAAGCTTGATGAATATGTTCAGGCAGTCTACCAGAATACGGTTGATGAGACTCCTTGCCTTGAGGGGGAAAGTCCTTTAGAAGCAAGGAGAAGAGAACTGTTTTATTTAAATATGGTCTGGTTCATGACGACTCTGCTTGATCGGAAAGATCGAATGAGCATGGGAGCGAGCTTGGAAGTCCGAGTTCCTTTTGCTGATCACAGACTTGTCGAGTACGCTTGGAATATCCCTTGGGATTGGAAGATGGCCGATGGAAGAGAGAAGGGGCTGTTAAGGAAATCGCTTGAAGGGGTTTTGCCGCATGACATTCTTTACCGGAAAAAAAGCCCTTATCCAAAGACCCATCACCCCGTTTATACGAAGCTTGTCAAAGATAAGCTGACGCAAATCTTGAATAATCGTTCGAGTGTCCTTTTGGAGCTGTTCGACTCTCGGAAGCTGCAAGCAATTGTAGACAGCGGAGGGGATGCTTTCCGAGTGCCTTGGTACGGACAGCTGATGAAAGGGCCGCAGCTGCTTGCTTATCTTATTCAAGTAGACTATTGGTTTGAGAAAAATAATATTATATTGCTGGATCGATAA
- a CDS encoding DUF2777 domain-containing protein yields MKHKNRSQLLDRQTRAFTTGTVELINDQWIFFDEETDEASMLEYYIDQEIEVLRFNSWEKGQLLEEGQINLPYGIVALENSASIRIKKNLVFSLEMLLDDLNDDAFIQFITSLNTAHFSIYDCIYCHNHLSFLQKSGRREGVNFLMFDNMDGICAVQHHFRYNEKNQDRFEFTLNTGKRFIIEKLP; encoded by the coding sequence GTGAAGCACAAAAATCGCAGTCAATTGCTGGATCGGCAAACACGTGCTTTTACAACAGGCACTGTGGAATTAATCAATGATCAATGGATATTTTTCGATGAAGAAACAGATGAAGCATCCATGCTTGAATATTATATAGATCAAGAAATTGAAGTACTCCGCTTTAACAGTTGGGAAAAAGGCCAGCTTCTCGAGGAAGGTCAAATCAATCTTCCATACGGCATCGTTGCTCTGGAGAACTCTGCTTCTATCAGAATCAAGAAAAATCTCGTTTTTTCCCTGGAGATGCTGCTGGATGATTTGAACGACGATGCATTCATTCAATTCATCACTAGTTTAAACACAGCCCATTTCTCCATCTATGATTGCATCTATTGCCACAACCATTTATCTTTTCTTCAGAAAAGCGGACGCAGGGAAGGGGTCAATTTCTTGATGTTCGACAATATGGATGGAATCTGTGCGGTTCAGCACCATTTCCGGTACAACGAAAAAAATCAGGATCGCTTCGAATTTACATTGAATACAGGGAAAAGATTCATAATAGAAAAATTACCCTAA
- a CDS encoding bifunctional diguanylate cyclase/phosphodiesterase — protein sequence MAKTYNYRYESVEGLLDYIASHNLDKVNSILVQVFLGQGGKDQAEKIRTAVVDALPKAALIGCSTTYAISHHEIINKDVPIISFTTFENTNLSTRLFNLETRMDEQAIIEKISKELITEDTKAIIFLISHLELSFSYILEKVHELYPGIAFSGGVAADIPNCRDTIVMNEYAAEERGMAVAALSGKDLIVNSSVNEQWEDIGRPFIVTKASGKTIYEIDHKKPTSIIRRYLGEDFVARLPQSAIQIPFRKGDEALFIYNVLDHGAIQMSHEIEQGEEINFAYANIEKLMEESIKELKRLNKKPVESIFLYNCIGRKNTLSKYISEELEMMSRISPVCGFFSNGEIGKKADEPPRLFAHALTYLAISESPLSIHKDLRFKYDISSEVKNLSALTHLINATSEDINQLRVNIERSESYYRSLFDNNNDFVYSTDLNGIFTSVNASFLKTFGQEEEMVIGKSALKWVEPENHALVRRHFHKAVQGKEQYYELLVNTQNAEKVHFQIKNIPITINGKCVGIYGIGKNMTEQKKIQQEISRLSNYDYDTGLPNRSKFNEVLEEMLHRAKKKKRRLAVIFVDIDRFKIINDTLGHFAGDLMLKELAARLQGALPNGAYLGRFGSDKFTILLTKDIDDEAVVDTGRKLLDKVQEPFSFKDKEFFVTASMGIAVYPQDGLETEQLMQNADTALNQVKLHGGNNLLFFSNDMNEDALRRVELESQLRRALDNGEFFLVYQPILDIRNKKVTGLEALIRWEHPQRGLVSPADFIPLAEEMGIIIPIGSWVLETASLQLKELERQGYHDLSMSINVSAQQFQDPSFIYEIKETIEKTAISPERIHLELTEGVMIDQSDSTMERLKTLGEIGVNISIDDFGTGYSSLSYIKHLPFHILKIDRSFIMNLSESSPDFAIVKAIMTMGEGLRLQVIAEGVETLDQLLLLESMNCDFAQGYYIAKPMKASELYQWLPLNREMKARAK from the coding sequence ATGGCAAAAACCTATAACTATCGATATGAAAGCGTTGAAGGACTTTTGGACTATATAGCATCTCATAATCTCGATAAGGTTAATTCCATTCTTGTTCAGGTTTTTTTAGGACAAGGAGGGAAAGACCAGGCTGAAAAAATCAGGACGGCTGTTGTAGATGCCCTCCCGAAAGCAGCGCTCATTGGATGCAGCACCACCTATGCCATATCACATCATGAAATCATCAATAAAGACGTGCCAATCATTTCTTTTACAACCTTCGAAAATACCAATCTTTCTACCCGCTTGTTCAACCTTGAGACAAGAATGGATGAACAGGCTATTATTGAAAAGATCAGCAAAGAATTAATCACGGAAGATACTAAAGCTATCATATTCCTTATCAGCCATCTTGAGCTGAGTTTCAGCTATATATTAGAGAAAGTTCATGAACTTTATCCTGGGATCGCATTCTCCGGTGGAGTTGCTGCCGATATACCGAATTGCAGGGATACAATCGTAATGAATGAATATGCTGCCGAAGAAAGGGGAATGGCCGTTGCTGCATTGAGCGGCAAGGACTTGATTGTGAATTCCTCTGTAAATGAACAATGGGAGGATATCGGGCGCCCATTTATTGTGACAAAGGCTTCAGGCAAGACTATTTATGAAATCGATCATAAAAAACCTACATCAATCATCAGGAGATATTTAGGTGAAGATTTTGTGGCGCGGCTTCCGCAATCCGCTATCCAAATCCCTTTTAGAAAAGGGGATGAGGCCCTTTTTATCTACAATGTCCTTGATCACGGGGCCATTCAGATGAGCCATGAAATCGAGCAGGGTGAAGAAATCAATTTTGCTTATGCCAATATAGAAAAGTTAATGGAAGAATCGATTAAAGAATTAAAAAGGCTCAACAAAAAGCCCGTTGAATCCATCTTTTTATACAATTGCATTGGAAGAAAAAACACCCTATCCAAATATATTTCTGAAGAACTGGAAATGATGAGCAGGATTTCACCGGTGTGCGGCTTCTTTTCTAACGGAGAGATTGGGAAAAAAGCGGATGAACCGCCAAGGCTTTTTGCCCATGCGCTAACTTATTTGGCCATTTCTGAAAGCCCACTTTCTATACATAAGGATTTAAGGTTTAAATATGACATTTCTTCAGAAGTCAAAAATTTATCAGCCTTGACTCATTTGATTAATGCTACTTCAGAAGATATCAATCAGCTTCGGGTGAATATTGAACGTTCCGAAAGCTACTATCGATCCCTTTTTGACAATAATAATGATTTTGTTTATTCAACTGATTTAAATGGCATCTTTACAAGTGTAAATGCATCCTTCCTTAAAACATTCGGCCAGGAAGAAGAAATGGTCATTGGAAAATCAGCATTGAAATGGGTGGAACCAGAGAACCATGCGCTCGTTAGGCGTCATTTTCACAAGGCTGTACAAGGGAAGGAACAATACTATGAACTTCTTGTAAACACGCAGAATGCAGAAAAGGTTCATTTCCAGATTAAAAATATCCCTATCACCATTAATGGCAAGTGCGTCGGAATTTACGGCATAGGAAAAAATATGACCGAACAAAAGAAAATCCAGCAAGAGATCTCAAGGCTTTCCAATTATGATTATGATACGGGCCTGCCGAACCGTTCTAAATTCAACGAAGTGCTTGAAGAGATGCTTCACCGGGCAAAGAAGAAGAAACGGCGGCTTGCCGTCATCTTTGTCGATATTGACCGGTTCAAGATCATCAATGATACTCTCGGACATTTTGCGGGGGATCTAATGTTGAAGGAGCTTGCAGCAAGACTCCAAGGTGCTTTGCCGAATGGCGCATATTTGGGAAGATTCGGAAGCGATAAGTTCACCATCCTCCTCACCAAGGATATTGATGATGAAGCTGTTGTGGATACAGGGAGAAAATTGCTTGACAAAGTCCAGGAACCGTTCAGCTTTAAAGACAAGGAGTTCTTTGTCACAGCAAGCATGGGTATTGCCGTTTATCCACAGGATGGATTGGAAACAGAGCAGCTGATGCAGAACGCAGATACCGCCCTCAATCAAGTGAAACTGCATGGTGGAAACAACCTGTTGTTTTTCTCGAATGATATGAATGAAGATGCATTAAGAAGGGTAGAACTTGAAAGCCAGTTGAGGAGAGCGCTGGATAACGGAGAATTCTTTCTCGTCTACCAGCCTATCTTAGATATAAGAAATAAAAAGGTGACGGGGCTTGAAGCCCTCATCCGATGGGAGCATCCGCAGAGGGGCTTGGTGTCCCCAGCTGATTTTATCCCTCTTGCTGAAGAAATGGGAATCATCATCCCAATCGGAAGCTGGGTCCTTGAGACAGCTTCGCTTCAGCTAAAAGAACTTGAACGGCAGGGATATCACGATTTATCCATGTCCATAAATGTATCTGCCCAACAATTCCAAGATCCTTCGTTTATCTATGAAATAAAGGAAACCATTGAAAAAACAGCAATCAGCCCGGAAAGAATTCACTTGGAATTAACTGAAGGCGTGATGATCGATCAGTCAGATTCAACGATGGAAAGGCTTAAAACCCTGGGCGAAATCGGTGTGAATATTTCCATTGATGATTTCGGTACAGGCTACTCATCCTTGAGCTATATTAAACATTTGCCATTCCATATCTTAAAAATTGATCGTTCGTTCATTATGAACCTAAGTGAAAGCTCGCCTGATTTTGCTATTGTCAAAGCAATCATGACCATGGGAGAAGGACTTCGTCTGCAGGTCATCGCAGAAGGGGTGGAAACATTGGATCAGCTTCTCCTCCTGGAGTCAATGAATTGTGATTTTGCACAGGGCTATTATATCGCTAAGCCAATGAAAGCAAGCGAACTTTATCAATGGCTCCCGTTGAATCGGGAAATGAAAGCCAGAGCCAAATAA
- a CDS encoding YisL family protein, translating into MMSTTHAHITTWAIAIILFIVALSLHKSGNLKGFKIVQMILRVFYILIIITGILLYPFGNESANHALYGIKVLAGLLVISMFEMILIKISKGKNAGSFWVIFVIALALVLYLGLRLPLGFHPFL; encoded by the coding sequence ATGATGAGTACTACACATGCCCACATTACTACATGGGCAATTGCGATTATCTTGTTCATTGTTGCACTGTCCTTGCATAAGAGCGGCAACTTGAAAGGATTTAAAATCGTTCAGATGATTCTGCGTGTCTTTTACATACTGATCATTATCACCGGAATCCTGCTTTATCCATTCGGAAATGAATCTGCCAACCATGCACTTTATGGCATTAAGGTCCTTGCAGGTTTATTGGTTATTTCCATGTTTGAAATGATCTTGATCAAAATTTCCAAAGGGAAGAACGCTGGATCGTTCTGGGTGATTTTCGTCATCGCCCTTGCGCTTGTTCTATATTTAGGGCTTCGCCTTCCGCTTGGATTCCACCCATTTTTATAA